Genomic window (Alteromonas pelagimontana):
ACAAGAGCTGGAGACGATACCAACAGCTCACGCCCAATCAGATTTTCATTAACCTTTTCGCCCAGCTTCGGCAGTTCATATTCTTCTGAGAACTCAGGCTGATCTACATCGGCAGGAATTTTTATAGTAGCGCGCTGTGTTGATTTCAGATAATCGTAATTACCCGAAGCAGTACGTCGTTCTTGTTGGCTTGCACAACCTGTAAGCGCCAAAATAGTGAGGCCGCTTATCAAAGCCAGGGATTTTTTCATCCGCGTTCCTTATTAACCAGAAATCAATTCGTATTTTTGTAGTATTTGTTCGATATGTTTTTGGCTTGCAAGTTCCGGTAAAACCATCGGTAGACGTAATATCGCGCTTTTGGTAAGGCCCATCCGATATAAGGCCCATTTTGGCATCACCGGGTTCGGCTCAATAAAAAGCGCGTCATGAAGTAACTTTACGCTGTCATTGAATTGTCGACACGCATCAAAATTCTTAGCTAACGCCGCATCACACATATTCGACATGGCATTAGGCACAACATTCGCAGTGACGGAAATGACTCCGTGACCACCTTCACAAAGAAATTCACAACTGGAAGCGTCATCTCCGCTTAATAGCAGAAAATCATTTTTTACCAGCTTTTGGGTTGCTTTTAATCGTTGAATATCGCCAGTGGCGTCTTTCAAACCCACAATATTTTTATGCTCTGCAAGCGCAGCCACTGTCTCAGGTAACATGTCTGCTACAGTACGGGCAGGAACATTGTAAAGTAATACCGGTACGTCGGTGGCGTCAGCAATAGCATTAAAGTGGGCGATCATCCCCGCCTGCTGCGGCTTATTATAATAAGGTACAACACTAAGAAAGCCATCTACGCCAAGGGCTGCCATCTGTTCACTAAGAAAAATAGCCTCTGCAGTCGAATTGGCGCCGCTGCCGGCAATTACTGGTATTTTTTTATCTACCATCGCCAGCGTCTGTCGAACAACTTCAATATGTTCGTCAAAGGGTAAAGTAGCAGATTCACCTGTAGTTCCCACAGACACAATGCCGTGAGTACCCTGTTCAATATGAAACTGGACAAGTTTTTCCAGTGCAGGATAATCAATGTCGCCATTGTCATTCATCGGCGTGATCAGTGCCACGTAACTGCCTGTAAACATAATGTCTCCGCTTTTAGTGAGCGCACATGTTAATTATCTAACGCAGTAAACACAAGCGCGCAAAGAGGGAATTTTCGATTATTTGAGCGCTCCAGGTGCTAGCATAGAAAAAAAACTCTGTGCTACCATCTACTCACTTAGTTTCTGGACTGAACACGTATGAAGCAGCAATTGATCGTGACCATTCTCGGTACTGACAGAAGTGGCATTCTTAGCGAAATTGCGACAACTGTCTCCGAAGTCCAATGTAATATTCTGGATAGTCGGCAAGCTATTTATGGAAAGGAATTTTCCCTGACCATGATATTAGAAGGTAATCACCAGGCAATTACGCGTGCGGAATGTTTAATTCCGCCACTTTGCCAGCGCCTGGATTTACTTTCATTGATGAAACGCACCAGCCATCATGAAAAGCAAAATATCGAACATGTTTTTGAGGTGGAATTTAGCGGTGTTGATGCCGCAGGTTTGATTAAGTCAGTAACCCGCTTCTTTGCCGATCGCAATGCTTCTATCAACGCATTTCGCCAACGTACCTTTACCGATGAAAAATCAGGTGAAGAGATGATGCGTTGCAAGTTAATGGTCACCGTTCCGGATTCTGTTGATTTTGGCGAGCTTGAGTATTCTTTAAAGATCCTCTTCGATAGCCTTAAATTGACTGGCAAAGTCATTGATAAATACAAAAAGGATAAATATGCAAACTCTGCAAGCTGGTGACAACGCTCCCACTTTTAGTTTACCTGACCAACACGGTGACAGTGTTTCTTTAAGTGATTTTAAGGGGAAGAAAGTTTTAGTCTATTTTTATCCCAAAGCCATGACCCCGGGCTGCACGGTGCAAGCACAAAATCTGCGCGATACCAAAGCGGAACTTGATGCTAAAAATGTTGTTGTACTTGGCGTTAGCCCCGATCCGGTGAAGCGATTACCGAAATTTATTGAAAAAGAAAGCCTGAATTTCACTTTACTGTCTGATGAAGATCACGCTGTTGCCGATGCATTTGGCGTGTGGGGACTTAAGAAATTTATGGGAAAAGAATACGAGGGTATTCACCGCCTCAGTTTTCTCATTAGCGAGGAAGGGACTATTGAAAAAGTTTTCGATAAATTCAAAACCAAAGATCATCATACTGTTGTTCTTGACTACTTAAGCAGTCAGTAACTAAGCTCAGCTCAATGTAGTGACTCCACATCCCTGCTTAGCTAAGGTGGTGGAGTCCACACATCGAATTAAGCCCGAGAGCGGGCTTTCACCTGCTATGCTGTCGGACAATGCGCGCCATTATCCACCCACGCTTTGAACAGTTTGCCAAACGCTTTCTGTGTCCCCGGCACCGGCTCGCGGCCTTTGCCGGGGTACCAACCCCAGCCTACTAAATCATCTTCGGCCATATGATGAATCATTTCCGCCATTGTTTTTCCGCCGTTGCGCTCTTTGTCCTTTAACTGTTGACAAATTTCGCCCAGTGACTTGCCTACCCAAGCCATTTCCAGAGGCGCAAGGTGCCATTTGGGATTGCCTGGAATACTTTTAATATCATCCGCTTGAGCAATTATTTCCACATTATTCGCACCATGACATGTATTGCACTCCATTCCTGGCACACCAAAATTTCCCAGCCCACGAAACACTAGCGGTTCATGAATTTTCATATCCATTCCCTGTAATGGGTGATTATCGGCGGGATGACAGTTCAGGCAGCGAGGATGCTGAATTACCTTGCCAATTTCCTCAAACATGGCTTGAGCGCGCGCAGTTTTATCTGCTATGTCCGCAAAATCGCTAGCAGAAAGCAACTGAGTTTTCTCAGATGCGTTTGCGTTAGCCTGCAAAGACGATGTAAAGGCAACAGCGCTTATTAAGAGCATCGCGAGACAAGTAATTGCTTTCATGACGGCTCCTTAGGTGGTTTGTCTGGGTTGAATGGGTAAACGGCGGACAGGAGTCCCTGTGAGTCTTCGCCACGCATTGGCCACTGCCGGGCCGATAGGTGGAACACCGGGTTCACCTACACCTGTGGGTGGCTCAGACGATTCAACAATTGCTACCTCAACATGGGGCATTTCATTAATACGTAATGAACGGTAATCATGAAAATTCGACTGCTCTACTTTACCACCTTCTGTAAGGACAATAGCGTTATACAAAATAGCGCCCAAACCGAATCCAATTCCCCCTTCCATCTGCGCGCGGATATGGTTGGGATTCACGGCTACGCCGCAGTCGACGGCAACCCAAACATTATGCACCACGGGCAAACCATCTTTGCCTTCTGAAACTTCGGCAATTTCAGCAACGTAAGTGTTAAAACTTTTGTGTACCGCAACTCCGCGAGCGCGGTTAGCAGGCACAGTTCCGGCCTTATTAGCCAGTTCCGACACTTGCTTTAACACGCCCGCCTGCCGCGACTCAGGCTTTAGCAGCTTTAGCCTTCCTTCAACAGGATCGACATTGGCCTTTTCGAGTAATTCATCAAGAAAAGCTTCTACTGCAAACGCAGTATGAGTGTGGCCTACCGAGCGCCACCACAACACAGGTACGCCCGTTTGCATGTTGTGCGAATACACCCGGAGATCGCGAATGTTGTAAGGAAGATCTGAGGCGCCTTCCACACTGGTTTCGTCCAGTTCATCTTTCTGCATTATCGATTGGCCAGCAATTACCTGATCCCATCCAATAATTTTTCCCTCTTTATCAATGGCACCACGTAGTTGATGAATGAACAACGGGCGGTAAAAGCCACCGCGAATATCATCTTCTCGTGTCCACATATGCTTTACAGGGCGTTTCATGCCGGACACTTTAAATACCTCAGCGGCTTCACGCATGTAAGGCGATCCAAATTGCGCACGGCGCCCAAAGCTGCCCCCGGCATACTGAACATGAATAGTGACTTTTTCCTCCGCAATCTCGCAGATATCGGCAATGGCTTTTTTATCCATACCTGGAAATTGAGCACCGCTGTAGCAATCTATGCCGCCATTCTGGTTTTTTATCAATACCGCATCCAGAGGCTCCATGGGAGCATGAGCAAGATAAGGAAACACGTACTCGGCTTCCAACACTGTTACACCGTCAGCGCTTAAAGTCTGCGACACGTTTCCCCGATTTGTGGCTTTTAACCCCTCCTTGTTCATCTGTTTACGGTAGTCTTCAATGATTGCTTCAGATGAACGGGTTTCCGCCTGACTTAGATCCCACTGAACTTCTACAGCATCACGGCCTTTTAGCGCTGCAAATGTGTTTTCTGCAAAAATTGCCACACCTTGAGAAACAGCTTTAACATCAACCACACCAGGAATCTGCATGGCTTTATTGGCATCAAAACTCGCGACTTTAGCGCCGAAATAAGGCGCATGCTTAACGAGTGCAATTAACATTTCATCAGCGTAAATGTCTAACGTAAAGGTGGTTTTGCCCGTAGTTTTTGCCGGTGTGTCCAGCCGTTGCTTATTGCTACCGATAATTTTAAACGCACTGGGTTGCTTTAACGTTACGTCTTTAGGGGGTGAAAGCAAAGCTGCACTTTCTGCCATTTCACCAAATCCCGCCGAGCGATTTGACTGTTGATGAAAAATACGCCCCTTTTTCACTGCTATCTCAGCGCTGGGCACCTGCCAAGCCGCGGCCGCAGCAGCGATAAGCATGGCTTTTGCCGTAGCACCCGCTTTTCGAAACTGTTCGTAAGAATTGGCAATGGACGTAGATCCACCTGTTCCTTGCATCCCGAAAGCCAGATTTGCATAGGTACTGTCGTCTGCAGGTGACGGCTCTACACGCATTTGCTCCCAATCGGCGTCCATTTCCTCGGCCACTAATTGCGTTAAACCCGTGTAAGGCCCTTGTCCCATTTCCAAATGCTTCGACATCACCGTTACTACGCCGTCGGGCGCCACCCTGACAAATGCATTCATGGGCGTCGCGCGTGATTGGCTGTCTGTGTTTGCGACCATGGCTGCAGCCAACGATTTTGGTATAATAGACAGCCCGATAACCAAACCTGTACCAGCGAGAAAATGCCGCCGGCTCACATTATTTGGTGAATCCTTCATGGCTTATGCCTCCACGTTTTTGGCTGCCTGATGTATGGCCTGGCGGATACGCTGATACGTGGCGCATCGGCAAACATTGCCTACCATTGCGCCATCAATGTCTTTGTCTGTTGGTTGTTTTATTTGTTTTAGCAATGCCACCGCCGACATTACCTGACCGGACTGGCAATAGCCGCACTGCGGCACATCAATATCCATCCATGCGCTCTGGATTGCTTCGGCTTCTTTACCATTTACTCCTTCAATGGTAGTAACTTCATTTCCTTGTACAGATGAGATTGACGTTACGCAGGAACGTTGACTCATGCCATTCACATGAACAGTACAAGCACCACATTGGGCAATACCACAGCCGTATTTTGTGCCGGTGCGTTTTTGGTTGTCTCTAATAACCCATAACAGGGGCGTATCAGGATCGCCATCAAATTGCGCAGATTTTCCGTTAAGCTTGAATGAGATCATAGCCCCTCCTCTATCGGAATTTTAGGGTGCGAGTCACAACAGCGATTGCTGCCAGCATTTTTATTTTGTCAGTAAGCTTATACCAATCTGTAAGAGATTGAGTATTTTTGCAAAAAAATTAACCTATTAAACGATAAGCTACATCGACCTTTTAGAGAAAGAAGCAAAAATAAAGGAGTCCAGCGACTCCTTTATTTTCTGTAGATTTATACTAATTCTCAATCCCTGAGCTGATCATGCATTCTTCTCGCGGATTATTATTAGTTGGGATGCTGATGGAAACGAGGATCAGGATTCCCCGACCATGCCGTAATTAAAGCTTTGACCAGGGTGGCTAAGGGAATGGCGAAAAAGACACCCCAGAAACCCCACAAGCCGCCAAAAAAGAGTACCGCTACAATAATGTATAAAGGATGCAGGCTTACCGCTTCGGAAAACAACAACGGCACCAGCAGGTTACCGTCCAGTGCCTGAATAATGCTATACGCAATAATGAGATACCAGAATTCAGGACTGATCCCCCACTGGAACATTGCTACCACCGCAACAGGAATAGTAACGACCGCAGCACCGATATAAGGAATTAGCACAGAAAGGCCCACCAGCACGCCCAGCAAAATAGCGTAGCGCAAGTCCATTAAAATAAAAGTAATACAGGAAACAATACCCACAATCACGATTTCTATCACTTTGCCGCGAATGTAATTGGCAATCTGAGAGTTCATTTCATGTCCCACCTGCGTAATCAATCTCCGCTCCTGGGGCAATGCCTTATGAATGCTTGCTAGGAAGAAAAGCTTATCTTTCAGCATAAAAAAGACCATAAGAGGCACCAGAATAAGGTACACCAACAACGCTGCTACATCGCCCAGAGAACTAAACGACGCAGAAATCAGCTGCTGCCCGACTTCCACCAGCCTCTCATTCAACCCTTCCATCATCTGATGGATTTGATAAACCTGGACGTAATCAGGGTATTTGTCCGGCAGGGTCAGGATCCAATCCTGCGCTTTTTGCCAGATTAGGGGCGTTTCCTGGATTAAATTGATGCTTTGCCGGGATATGATAGGCACCAGCCCGACCAACGTCATAATGGTGAGGGTAATAAAGCCGACTAATACCAGACTACAAGCCACCGAACGCCTGACACCAACACGAATGAGCCTGCTCACAGGCCAATCCAGCAGATAGGCAATCACCGCCGCCACCAGCACTGGCATGATTATCTCCCCCCATACAACTAGCACGGCGGCAGTAAGCAGAATTAAAATCAACAGCATAGCTGCGTCAGGATCAGAAAATTTGCGTCGGTACCAGCGCCCGAACACCGTAACTAAACTCATGTAATATTCTCGGACTTTCGTCAGTGACCCGCATCATAGAGTAATACAGGGGGTGGCCGCAACAATCAGAACTTTTAGAAATACAACGGCTTGTCGCTGCAAATGAAGGTGATTATCAAATTGCACGTTGCAGCAAGTGGTATTCCCTTGCAAGGTACGGCACAATGCTTAAATATCACGATAGAAAAATGAAACTGATCGCTTCTAAGCCTACTCTAAGGCTTAACGCAAGAGTAGTTCTCGATAGACTAAGGTTCAATGAGATTAATAGCGCAAAAAGGATTAAAGGTAGGGCTGTTGCTGTGTAGCATGAGTCTTGCTGCCGTTGCCCAAACCAATAAATTCAATGATAAGAACGCATTACCTGAAATTGGCGTGGTCGCATCGGATGCGTTGCCCTTAGGTAAAGAAATGATCATTGGTGATGCTGTGATGCGCCAGATGCGCGGTCAGGCGCCGCTGATCATGGACCCACTGCTGGATGAATATTTGCAGGATTTAGGCAACCGGCTGGTGGTATATGCCGACAACGCCAAGTTTCCGTTTCAATTTTTCTGGGTTAACAATGATGCCATCAATGCCTTCGCATTTTTTGGAGGTCACATTGGCGTGCATTCTGGCCTCATTCACAATGCTCAAAGTGAGAGCGAGCTGGCGTCTGTCCTGGCTCATGAAATTGCTCACGTTACCCAGCGTCATCTTGCCCGGCGCATGCAAGCGCAGCAGCGAGCTGCGCCCATTGCAATAGCCTCTATGCTTGGTGGAGTATTGCTGGCGATGGCAAATCCGCAAGCAGGTATGGCGGCAATGGCGGGAGGTCAGGCGGCCTCTGCCCAGATGCAAATCGATTATACCCGCTCAAATGAGCAAGAAGCCGATCGTCTGGGCATAGCCATGCTGGCTCGCGCAGGTTTCGATCCCGATGCGGCAGCTGGCTTCTTTTCTACCCTGGCCGAACAATCCCGTATGGTATCGCGTCCGCCAGCACGGCTCCTATCTCATCCACTTACTGAATCCCGGATTGCAGATGCCCGAGCCAGAGCCGCTGATTTTCCGAAGGTTCGGGTGCAGGAGAGCCTGGCTTTTCATCTAGCCAAAGCACGAATTATGGCTCGGTACACCTGGGATAAAGATTATAGTCTTAAGTATTTTCAGGCCGCAGTAGAGAAAAATGATTATGCTCTACGTGAAGCCGCCGAGTATGGCTTGGCATTGTCCTACTTAAGAACTGAGAACATAGCCAAGGCGAAACCTATCATTGATAAACTATTAAATGAAGACAGTGAAAACCTCTTTTATCTGGATGCCGCTACTGATATTTCTCTGGCGCAAGAACAATATAGCGACGCCATTGAAAGGCTGGCTCCGCATTTAAGCAGAACACCAAGAAACATCGTATTAGCAATGAATCAGGCTAACGCCTTAATTGCAGCAAAACGGCACGGGGAAGCCATTTCTATTCTCAAAGATTTTTTGTTGATTAATCCACATTATGAAGTGGCATATCAGTTACTCGACGAAGCGTATCAGTCATCCAAGCGTTATCAGGACATGCACGAGAACAAGGCAGAAATTTATGTACTGAATGGCGCCTACCGCCGCGCAGTGGACGAGTTGCAGTTTGCCTACAACTTTAGTGGTGACAATTATTTAGCGAAACAACGTATACGTGCGCGTATCAAGCAGTTGCGGGATGAAGAGGAACGTTTAAAGCGTCTGTAATTTCAGCTTATTGAGCGTTTCCAGCAAACCGGCTTCGGTTTGTTCACCTGCCAATTTAATCGCTACCTGTCCTTTCGGATTAATAATATAGGTGGCAGGTAAATATTGGGGCGTAGTCATAGGCATGGAGGTTTGGTTGTCAGCAATAATCACGTCAAAGCTGATATTGTGTTTTTCTGCCATTGCTCGGGCTTGTGTCTCGGTCATCGGATCAAAATTGATGCCTAGGAGCACGACATCTTCTGGCAAACTTTGATTCAGACTATTAAGCTCAGGAAGCTCCCGAAGACAAGGTGCGCACCACTGGGCAAAGTAGTTCACGATTACCCATTTTCCTTCTAATGCCTGCCAACGATAGCGTTCGCCATGTAAGGTTTGTATATCGTACCGGGAAAACTGATAAGTCAGCGCTCCGGTACTGACAGCCAGTATAGCCAGCGCCGCAAAAAAGACAGGTTTAGCGAAACCGGCAATGTTTATTGAAGAATTCTGCAATCCCATGTTTAACTCTTGATGAACCTTGTTAAAATTGCATGCTGTATCATAACAACACAGTGAGTATTGCCATGTCTAGCATTACCATTCTGCACAATCCCCGCTGCTCTAAAAGCCGTCAAACTTTGGCGCTGCTCGAGGAGAAGGGAATAGCCCCCAAAATTGTGGATTACCTAAAGTCTCCGCTATCGGTAGAAGAAATAAAGCAGCTCTTTACAAAATTGGCGTTACCCGAAGTCACTGACATGATGAGAACCAAAGAAGCGGAATTTAAAGAAGCTGGACTGCATCGTGAAAATGTCACTGACGAAGAGCACTTTCAAGCCATCGCCAATTATCCTAAATTACTGGAGCGCCCGATTGTAATAAATCGCAATGCAGCCAAAATTGGTCGTCCGCCAGAAGCCGTTCTGGATATTCTTTAGTGGCTCCTGTTCTTGTGCTGTACTACAGCCGCCACGGCTCGACAAAAAAGCTTGCTGAAACCATTGCAAAGGGTGTGGAAAGTTCTGGCACGCCTGCCATGTTACGCACCGTTCCTCCTATTTACACCTGTTTTGATCACGCCCCTGATACTGTTCCCCAAAGTGGCGCGCCTTATGTAACCGCTCGGGATCTGGAACTGTGCAGTGGCTTGGCGTTAGGCAGCCCTACCCGCTTTGGCAATATGGCAGCTCCTCTTAAGCATTTTCTGGACACCACCAGCACGCAATGGTTGAAAGGTGCTTTAATAGATAAACCCGGATGTGTGTTCACTTCAACGAGCAGTATGCACGGTGGTCAGGAATCGACATTATTAAGTATGATGTTACCTTTGATTCATCACGGCATGATAATCTGCGGTTTACCATACTCGGAACCTGCCCTCCACGAGACCCAGTCTGGTGGTACACCTTACGGTGTATCTCATGTGGCTACTCCCCACGCGACATCAACAGAAAGTCCTGTACTTACCTCCCACGAAGAGGCGTTGGCCATGGCCCAGGGATTCAGGCTGGGCTCACTGGCAAGGAAGTTACATCACCATGCATAACCGGAGCGACAGCATGTCCCCTACCACACGTTTTTACCGTTACCTCGCGCTGGGAAGCTATATCGGATTACTCGCCTGGGTGGCGGTATGGCAACTTTTGTTAAATACCGATCACTCCTACTCGCTAACATTTATTGCAATTATTTATCTACTGCCCTTACTCTTGCCAGCCAAAGGAATGATACAAGGAAAACCTTACACCCACGCCTGGGCAAATTTTGTGGTTTTGTTTTATCTCATTCATGGTTGTACGGTTATGTACGCTATAGAAGCTGAAAGGCTTTATGCAGCTATCGAACTCATACTGGTAATGCTGATGTTCACGGGTTGTTGCGTATTTGCCAGAAGAAGAGGCAAGGAACTGGGGTTGGGTCTAACGAAGCTAAAAGACGAGATGAAGAGAGAGCGTGAATATTTTGAAGGTAAAAACTAAGGCGCGGGTTATATTAATCTAGTTCCAGCTCTCGTTTCACTAGCGCCACCGATAGTTTTTTCTGTTCTTGCAAAGAGCGCTTATCTAAGCGCTCTAACAACGCCATTAAACTTGGAAGATCTCGCTCACAATGATGTAACAAAAACTGAAGCGCCTGCTCAGACAACTTCAGACCCCGTTGCTCGGCACGATTGCGAACGACACTTTTGCGCTCTTCATCGTTAAGCCCCTGGACCTGATACGTTGTTCCCCAAGCTAAGCGTGAGCGAAGATCGGGCAAAACAAAGGCCGGATGACTAGGGCCAAATTCAGATGTACACACTAAAATGGCGCGTCGAGTTTCCACTATTCGATTAATCAAATCAAACAGTGCCTCCTCCCACTCATGGCTACCCGCCAAGCAATGAATATTGTCCAGACAAACTAATGGCAGGTTTTCCAGCCCATCAAAGGCGTGGCGCGTCCACTGCTTACTTTCTTCAAGGTTAAGATAGATATGTTGCGCCTGCTTAGCGGCCAATTGATGACACA
Coding sequences:
- the dapA gene encoding 4-hydroxy-tetrahydrodipicolinate synthase — encoded protein: MFTGSYVALITPMNDNGDIDYPALEKLVQFHIEQGTHGIVSVGTTGESATLPFDEHIEVVRQTLAMVDKKIPVIAGSGANSTAEAIFLSEQMAALGVDGFLSVVPYYNKPQQAGMIAHFNAIADATDVPVLLYNVPARTVADMLPETVAALAEHKNIVGLKDATGDIQRLKATQKLVKNDFLLLSGDDASSCEFLCEGGHGVISVTANVVPNAMSNMCDAALAKNFDACRQFNDSVKLLHDALFIEPNPVMPKWALYRMGLTKSAILRLPMVLPELASQKHIEQILQKYELISG
- a CDS encoding glycine cleavage system protein R, with translation MKQQLIVTILGTDRSGILSEIATTVSEVQCNILDSRQAIYGKEFSLTMILEGNHQAITRAECLIPPLCQRLDLLSLMKRTSHHEKQNIEHVFEVEFSGVDAAGLIKSVTRFFADRNASINAFRQRTFTDEKSGEEMMRCKLMVTVPDSVDFGELEYSLKILFDSLKLTGKVIDKYKKDKYANSASW
- the bcp gene encoding thioredoxin-dependent thiol peroxidase, producing the protein MQTLQAGDNAPTFSLPDQHGDSVSLSDFKGKKVLVYFYPKAMTPGCTVQAQNLRDTKAELDAKNVVVLGVSPDPVKRLPKFIEKESLNFTLLSDEDHAVADAFGVWGLKKFMGKEYEGIHRLSFLISEEGTIEKVFDKFKTKDHHTVVLDYLSSQ
- a CDS encoding Isoquinoline 1-oxidoreductase subunit: MKAITCLAMLLISAVAFTSSLQANANASEKTQLLSASDFADIADKTARAQAMFEEIGKVIQHPRCLNCHPADNHPLQGMDMKIHEPLVFRGLGNFGVPGMECNTCHGANNVEIIAQADDIKSIPGNPKWHLAPLEMAWVGKSLGEICQQLKDKERNGGKTMAEMIHHMAEDDLVGWGWYPGKGREPVPGTQKAFGKLFKAWVDNGAHCPTA
- a CDS encoding xanthine dehydrogenase family protein molybdopterin-binding subunit, with product MKDSPNNVSRRHFLAGTGLVIGLSIIPKSLAAAMVANTDSQSRATPMNAFVRVAPDGVVTVMSKHLEMGQGPYTGLTQLVAEEMDADWEQMRVEPSPADDSTYANLAFGMQGTGGSTSIANSYEQFRKAGATAKAMLIAAAAAAWQVPSAEIAVKKGRIFHQQSNRSAGFGEMAESAALLSPPKDVTLKQPSAFKIIGSNKQRLDTPAKTTGKTTFTLDIYADEMLIALVKHAPYFGAKVASFDANKAMQIPGVVDVKAVSQGVAIFAENTFAALKGRDAVEVQWDLSQAETRSSEAIIEDYRKQMNKEGLKATNRGNVSQTLSADGVTVLEAEYVFPYLAHAPMEPLDAVLIKNQNGGIDCYSGAQFPGMDKKAIADICEIAEEKVTIHVQYAGGSFGRRAQFGSPYMREAAEVFKVSGMKRPVKHMWTREDDIRGGFYRPLFIHQLRGAIDKEGKIIGWDQVIAGQSIMQKDELDETSVEGASDLPYNIRDLRVYSHNMQTGVPVLWWRSVGHTHTAFAVEAFLDELLEKANVDPVEGRLKLLKPESRQAGVLKQVSELANKAGTVPANRARGVAVHKSFNTYVAEIAEVSEGKDGLPVVHNVWVAVDCGVAVNPNHIRAQMEGGIGFGLGAILYNAIVLTEGGKVEQSNFHDYRSLRINEMPHVEVAIVESSEPPTGVGEPGVPPIGPAVANAWRRLTGTPVRRLPIQPRQTT
- a CDS encoding (2Fe-2S)-binding protein, which encodes MISFKLNGKSAQFDGDPDTPLLWVIRDNQKRTGTKYGCGIAQCGACTVHVNGMSQRSCVTSISSVQGNEVTTIEGVNGKEAEAIQSAWMDIDVPQCGYCQSGQVMSAVALLKQIKQPTDKDIDGAMVGNVCRCATYQRIRQAIHQAAKNVEA
- a CDS encoding AI-2E family transporter, with translation MSLVTVFGRWYRRKFSDPDAAMLLILILLTAAVLVVWGEIIMPVLVAAVIAYLLDWPVSRLIRVGVRRSVACSLVLVGFITLTIMTLVGLVPIISRQSINLIQETPLIWQKAQDWILTLPDKYPDYVQVYQIHQMMEGLNERLVEVGQQLISASFSSLGDVAALLVYLILVPLMVFFMLKDKLFFLASIHKALPQERRLITQVGHEMNSQIANYIRGKVIEIVIVGIVSCITFILMDLRYAILLGVLVGLSVLIPYIGAAVVTIPVAVVAMFQWGISPEFWYLIIAYSIIQALDGNLLVPLLFSEAVSLHPLYIIVAVLFFGGLWGFWGVFFAIPLATLVKALITAWSGNPDPRFHQHPN
- the bepA gene encoding beta-barrel assembly-enhancing protease codes for the protein MRLIAQKGLKVGLLLCSMSLAAVAQTNKFNDKNALPEIGVVASDALPLGKEMIIGDAVMRQMRGQAPLIMDPLLDEYLQDLGNRLVVYADNAKFPFQFFWVNNDAINAFAFFGGHIGVHSGLIHNAQSESELASVLAHEIAHVTQRHLARRMQAQQRAAPIAIASMLGGVLLAMANPQAGMAAMAGGQAASAQMQIDYTRSNEQEADRLGIAMLARAGFDPDAAAGFFSTLAEQSRMVSRPPARLLSHPLTESRIADARARAADFPKVRVQESLAFHLAKARIMARYTWDKDYSLKYFQAAVEKNDYALREAAEYGLALSYLRTENIAKAKPIIDKLLNEDSENLFYLDAATDISLAQEQYSDAIERLAPHLSRTPRNIVLAMNQANALIAAKRHGEAISILKDFLLINPHYEVAYQLLDEAYQSSKRYQDMHENKAEIYVLNGAYRRAVDELQFAYNFSGDNYLAKQRIRARIKQLRDEEERLKRL
- a CDS encoding TlpA disulfide reductase family protein — encoded protein: MGLQNSSINIAGFAKPVFFAALAILAVSTGALTYQFSRYDIQTLHGERYRWQALEGKWVIVNYFAQWCAPCLRELPELNSLNQSLPEDVVLLGINFDPMTETQARAMAEKHNISFDVIIADNQTSMPMTTPQYLPATYIINPKGQVAIKLAGEQTEAGLLETLNKLKLQTL
- the arsC gene encoding arsenate reductase (glutaredoxin) (This arsenate reductase requires both glutathione and glutaredoxin to convert arsenate to arsenite, after which the efflux transporter formed by ArsA and ArsB can extrude the arsenite from the cell, providing resistance.), giving the protein MSSITILHNPRCSKSRQTLALLEEKGIAPKIVDYLKSPLSVEEIKQLFTKLALPEVTDMMRTKEAEFKEAGLHRENVTDEEHFQAIANYPKLLERPIVINRNAAKIGRPPEAVLDIL
- the wrbA gene encoding NAD(P)H:quinone oxidoreductase, whose translation is MAPVLVLYYSRHGSTKKLAETIAKGVESSGTPAMLRTVPPIYTCFDHAPDTVPQSGAPYVTARDLELCSGLALGSPTRFGNMAAPLKHFLDTTSTQWLKGALIDKPGCVFTSTSSMHGGQESTLLSMMLPLIHHGMIICGLPYSEPALHETQSGGTPYGVSHVATPHATSTESPVLTSHEEALAMAQGFRLGSLARKLHHHA
- a CDS encoding DUF2069 domain-containing protein; amino-acid sequence: MHNRSDSMSPTTRFYRYLALGSYIGLLAWVAVWQLLLNTDHSYSLTFIAIIYLLPLLLPAKGMIQGKPYTHAWANFVVLFYLIHGCTVMYAIEAERLYAAIELILVMLMFTGCCVFARRRGKELGLGLTKLKDEMKREREYFEGKN
- the hda gene encoding DnaA regulatory inactivator Hda translates to MQLPLPVTLPTDETFTSFAKGTNEELVGLLQAIADASPAWQEAQALRSLVVSRLPLVTMVGSEGRGKSHLLYALCHQLAAKQAQHIYLNLEESKQWTRHAFDGLENLPLVCLDNIHCLAGSHEWEEALFDLINRIVETRRAILVCTSEFGPSHPAFVLPDLRSRLAWGTTYQVQGLNDEERKSVVRNRAEQRGLKLSEQALQFLLHHCERDLPSLMALLERLDKRSLQEQKKLSVALVKRELELD